The following are encoded together in the Desulfovibrio desulfuricans DSM 642 genome:
- a CDS encoding GNAT family N-acetyltransferase, whose amino-acid sequence MRFTYAPIVDQHARDAVFERMEAEGLTASAMSSLLKPALAQWQAITAPERGVLLGCYGPPPTSASACASSPAPLLACAMFSPRRGRVWEFDFTTFRQWARLAVPMAHGGLSWAFANLDCSAVMGLCPTPNRHAWRLAEACGFRVLGRLPGACLHIRKKTWVDGVLVLCTPQDLSAIIQQQPTATIQHEEDGMGFGGGGTPDVPAVAPVPKQEVEKPVTEAATAARQNQKDKAAKAAGINGSVYTSPFNRADATRKTLLGQ is encoded by the coding sequence ATGCGCTTTACCTACGCCCCCATTGTGGATCAACACGCCCGCGATGCCGTTTTTGAACGCATGGAAGCCGAAGGCCTCACAGCCAGCGCCATGAGTTCTCTGCTCAAGCCCGCGCTGGCCCAGTGGCAAGCGATCACCGCGCCGGAAAGAGGCGTCTTGCTGGGCTGTTACGGCCCGCCGCCGACGTCCGCCTCTGCTTGCGCTTCCAGCCCGGCCCCATTGCTGGCCTGCGCCATGTTCAGCCCCCGCAGGGGGCGGGTGTGGGAGTTTGATTTCACCACCTTTCGTCAATGGGCGCGGCTGGCGGTGCCCATGGCGCACGGGGGCTTGAGCTGGGCTTTTGCAAACCTCGACTGTTCCGCTGTTATGGGGCTTTGCCCAACCCCCAACCGGCATGCCTGGAGGCTGGCCGAAGCCTGCGGATTCCGCGTGCTCGGGCGCTTGCCCGGCGCATGTCTGCATATCCGTAAAAAGACATGGGTGGACGGCGTACTGGTGCTCTGCACACCGCAGGACTTGTCAGCAATCATACAGCAGCAACCAACAGCAACCATTCAACATGAGGAGGACGGCATGGGATTTGGAGGAGGCGGCACGCCCGATGTGCCCGCAGTTGCGCCCGTTCCCAAGCAGGAAGTGGAAAAACCCGTAACCGAGGCCGCCACCGCAGCGCGCCAGAACCAGAAAGACAAAGCCGCCAAAGCGGCGGGCATCAACGGCTCTGTGTACACCAGCCCGTTTAACCGCGCCGATGCCACGCGCAAAACCCTGCTGGGGCAGTAG
- a CDS encoding terminase large subunit domain-containing protein, producing the protein MSQPAPHVIPYCPRPLQWRFHEERTRFCVLLCHRRFGKTVAAVNDLVRQALRVGKHDWRAAYAAPFLGQAKAVAWDYCKQFAGAVPGTRFLESELVCVLPTGGRIRLLGTENAQALRGLYLDDLVLDEPADMPREVWTQVLRPMLADRQGRALFCGTPQGTDNLLYDVWQQAGADEEGVWSRFRFPASETGYLPQQELAAARRGMDEAEYLQEFECSFAAAVRGAYYAPLLDTAEREGRIRPLPHAPELPVHTAWDLGMDDATAIWFFQVEPSGCWRILDYYEASGEGLAHYAQVLAAKARPAETAEAAAHNVHDGTIAGRGFVYGTHIAPHDIRVRELGTGLSRWESAAQLGIRFTLAPALSLADGIDALRRQLPRFWFDAAACAQGVKALRAYRRRWKAGSGQGSQAAQAGSGPLHDWASHAADALRYAVTGFHPQQETASGARRALTDYDFFGGR; encoded by the coding sequence ATGTCCCAGCCTGCCCCCCACGTCATCCCCTACTGCCCCCGCCCTTTGCAGTGGCGCTTTCACGAGGAGCGCACCCGCTTCTGCGTGCTGCTCTGCCACAGGCGCTTCGGCAAAACGGTGGCGGCGGTCAATGATCTGGTGCGTCAGGCACTGCGCGTGGGCAAGCACGACTGGCGGGCAGCCTATGCCGCGCCCTTTCTGGGGCAGGCCAAGGCGGTCGCATGGGACTACTGCAAACAGTTTGCCGGGGCCGTGCCCGGTACGCGATTTCTGGAAAGCGAGCTTGTCTGCGTGCTGCCCACCGGGGGCCGCATCCGTCTGCTGGGAACGGAAAACGCGCAAGCCCTGCGCGGCCTGTATCTGGATGATCTGGTGCTGGACGAACCGGCGGACATGCCCCGCGAGGTATGGACGCAGGTGCTGCGCCCCATGCTGGCCGACCGTCAGGGACGCGCGCTTTTCTGCGGCACGCCTCAAGGCACGGACAACCTGCTCTATGACGTATGGCAGCAGGCAGGCGCTGATGAAGAAGGCGTCTGGTCGCGCTTTCGCTTTCCCGCCTCAGAAACCGGTTATCTGCCGCAGCAGGAGCTGGCAGCGGCGCGCCGGGGCATGGACGAGGCCGAATATCTTCAGGAGTTTGAATGCTCGTTTGCAGCGGCAGTGCGCGGTGCTTATTACGCGCCTCTGCTGGATACAGCAGAACGCGAGGGGCGCATCCGCCCCCTGCCCCACGCGCCGGAGCTTCCCGTGCATACAGCCTGGGATCTGGGCATGGATGACGCCACGGCCATCTGGTTTTTTCAGGTGGAGCCCTCGGGCTGCTGGCGCATCCTCGACTACTACGAAGCTTCCGGCGAGGGGCTGGCGCATTATGCGCAGGTGCTGGCCGCCAAGGCCCGCCCTGCTGAAACTGCGGAAGCCGCCGCTCATAATGTCCATGATGGAACCATTGCCGGACGCGGATTTGTTTACGGCACCCACATTGCCCCGCACGACATCCGCGTACGCGAACTGGGCACCGGGCTGAGCCGCTGGGAAAGCGCCGCCCAACTTGGCATACGTTTTACCCTGGCCCCGGCTCTGTCGCTGGCTGACGGCATAGATGCCCTGCGCCGCCAGTTGCCGCGCTTCTGGTTTGATGCGGCAGCCTGCGCCCAGGGCGTAAAGGCCCTGCGGGCCTACAGGCGGCGCTGGAAGGCTGGCTCCGGGCAAGGCTCGCAGGCCGCGCAGGCCGGTTCCGGCCCCTTGCACGACTGGGCAAGCCACGCGGCAGACGCCCTGCGGTACGCAGTCACGGGTTTTCACCCACAGCAGGAAACAGCCTCTGGCGCGCGCCGCGCCCTCACCGACTACGACTTTTTTGGAGGCCGCTGA
- a CDS encoding DUF2730 family protein — MMDIFSSTGASLLVLLVQGLFAWALWSLRRAFVRQEDYLLHVQRDTRREAATTRRLSAIEDNLRLAPDTADMAGLHNELAALRGEIQALNVRISGLDRLLERLEHSFERQEDRLRLVPQGGAAFACRTGADAAGGCN, encoded by the coding sequence ATGATGGACATTTTCTCTTCCACAGGGGCAAGCCTGCTTGTTTTGCTTGTGCAGGGGCTGTTTGCCTGGGCCTTGTGGAGCCTGCGCCGGGCCTTTGTGCGGCAGGAGGACTACCTGCTGCACGTACAGCGCGATACCCGGCGTGAGGCCGCAACCACCCGCAGGCTTAGCGCCATAGAAGACAACCTGCGGCTCGCCCCCGATACCGCAGACATGGCAGGCCTGCACAACGAGCTGGCGGCCCTGCGCGGTGAAATTCAGGCGCTCAATGTGCGCATTTCTGGTCTGGACAGGCTGCTTGAACGGCTTGAACACAGCTTTGAGCGGCAGGAAGACCGCCTCCGCCTTGTGCCTCAGGGTGGTGCGGCTTTCGCCTGCCGCACCGGCGCCGATGCTGCGGGAGGCTGCAACTGA
- a CDS encoding glycoside hydrolase family 108 protein produces MPNLFDTAHAFTARWEGGLTDHPADPGGLTKYGVSLRWVQDLAHQARQECLRQHKSCDGCSAARTPHCTYNGLDLDMDGDVDADDIRACTMQQAAALFKKHFWDALGCAALPLPLAVALYDGAVNMGPARSVRQLQQGMNAVGEAQLDHYRPIAEDGISGPRTAELAEALESANLQWFAARQILRLRDAFYRDLAARRPSLKVFLEGWRNRVKALAQYLAELEREAN; encoded by the coding sequence ATGCCCAATCTGTTTGATACTGCCCACGCCTTCACCGCCAGATGGGAAGGCGGCCTCACTGACCATCCCGCTGATCCAGGCGGTCTGACCAAGTACGGAGTTTCCCTGCGCTGGGTGCAGGATCTTGCCCATCAGGCCCGGCAGGAATGCCTGCGCCAGCACAAAAGCTGCGATGGTTGCTCTGCTGCACGCACCCCCCATTGTACGTACAACGGCCTTGATCTGGATATGGACGGCGATGTGGACGCTGACGACATCCGCGCCTGCACCATGCAGCAGGCCGCCGCGCTGTTCAAAAAACACTTCTGGGATGCCCTTGGCTGCGCCGCTCTGCCTCTGCCCCTTGCCGTGGCCCTGTATGATGGCGCGGTCAACATGGGCCCAGCCAGATCCGTGCGCCAGTTGCAGCAGGGCATGAACGCCGTTGGCGAAGCCCAGCTCGACCACTACCGGCCCATTGCCGAGGACGGCATCTCCGGCCCGCGCACGGCAGAACTGGCCGAAGCCTTGGAATCGGCCAACCTCCAGTGGTTTGCCGCCCGGCAGATACTGCGCCTGCGCGATGCCTTTTACCGTGATCTGGCTGCCCGCCGCCCGTCCCTCAAAGTGTTTCTTGAAGGCTGGCGCAACAGGGTAAAGGCCCTGGCCCAGTATCTTGCTGAACTTGAACGGGAGGCAAACTGA
- a CDS encoding Mor transcription activator family protein produces the protein MTNRLIDPAKPDNNQPELAKSSAKASAPEGDSRIGRKNNPAWGHALHMAETEEQWRELINHLPDNARQIWRALNDMKQFWGVLHAFGGQCIRVPRNVPKDRTHPLRKTLGLKCLRKLMATFGGTSLYVPRCTAIMTRLRQHEIVKGFSRSTGRGSSSTSAVSSLARRHGISDRRVWQILKKESSVPSQARLLLMLGDSAQISAQKRDNAL, from the coding sequence ATGACCAATAGGCTCATTGACCCGGCAAAGCCCGACAACAATCAACCAGAACTTGCCAAATCTTCGGCAAAAGCCTCTGCCCCAGAGGGTGATTCGCGTATAGGCCGCAAAAATAATCCCGCATGGGGCCATGCCCTGCATATGGCCGAAACAGAAGAACAATGGCGCGAACTTATCAACCACTTGCCCGACAATGCCCGTCAGATATGGAGGGCCCTGAACGATATGAAACAATTCTGGGGGGTGCTGCACGCGTTTGGTGGGCAATGCATACGCGTACCGCGCAATGTGCCCAAGGACAGAACGCATCCGTTGCGCAAAACTCTTGGCCTTAAATGCCTGCGCAAGCTCATGGCGACCTTTGGCGGCACAAGCCTGTATGTACCTCGCTGCACAGCGATTATGACCCGCCTCCGGCAGCATGAGATCGTCAAAGGTTTCTCACGCAGCACAGGGCGCGGTTCAAGCAGTACATCTGCGGTGTCCAGCCTGGCGCGCCGCCACGGCATATCAGACCGCCGCGTATGGCAAATTCTGAAAAAAGAAAGTTCCGTCCCCTCGCAGGCCAGACTGCTGCTGATGCTTGGCGATTCCGCGCAAATTTCTGCCCAGAAGCGCGATAATGCGCTGTAA
- a CDS encoding S24 family peptidase, with protein sequence MKKAQAPLVSAFGARMRQRRENLGLHKQVLADTVGLSLTTIQQYENGQMPKGSHAVRLADALECSLDWLLAGRGDCGNGMVHTPEARLMMVPMAEARLSAGTGSFETGGEVLRHYAFRWDFLRRKGNPAQMVLLRVSGDSMQPRIVNNDVVLIDQSQREPVPGRIYAVGVEDMVYLKVLDAMPGKLILTSINPDFAPIEADTSEQLGGLVRIIGRAVWVGRELD encoded by the coding sequence ATGAAGAAAGCACAAGCGCCCCTGGTATCAGCATTTGGCGCGCGTATGCGTCAGCGCAGAGAAAACTTGGGTTTGCACAAGCAGGTACTGGCAGACACGGTAGGGCTGAGCCTGACGACAATTCAGCAGTATGAGAACGGGCAGATGCCCAAGGGCAGCCATGCCGTGCGGCTTGCCGATGCCCTTGAGTGTTCGCTGGACTGGCTGCTGGCCGGGCGCGGCGATTGCGGCAACGGTATGGTACACACGCCTGAAGCGCGGCTTATGATGGTTCCCATGGCCGAGGCCCGGCTCTCTGCCGGGACAGGAAGTTTTGAAACTGGCGGCGAGGTGCTGCGGCACTATGCGTTCAGGTGGGATTTTTTGCGGCGTAAGGGCAACCCTGCGCAAATGGTGCTGTTACGCGTCTCTGGCGACAGCATGCAGCCCCGTATTGTGAACAATGACGTGGTGCTGATAGACCAGAGCCAGCGTGAGCCTGTGCCGGGGCGCATATACGCAGTGGGCGTGGAAGATATGGTCTATCTCAAGGTGCTGGATGCCATGCCGGGCAAGCTTATACTTACGAGCATAAACCCGGATTTCGCCCCTATCGAAGCCGACACCAGCGAGCAACTGGGCGGGCTGGTGCGTATCATCGGCAGGGCCGTATGGGTGGGGCGGGAGCTGGACTGA
- a CDS encoding NirD/YgiW/YdeI family stress tolerance protein, whose amino-acid sequence MRYLLVMIMSLMLAAPAFAANTADAPAAPHAARKAKGVTKVAPVDTVAKALAAANKTPVSVTGTIVEPVQGKKNRYVFEDGTGRMTVALGKKAAAAAHVEAQSKVHLTGVMVVKSGKEGVMAVRKAEMQQ is encoded by the coding sequence ATGCGTTATCTGCTCGTTATGATCATGTCCCTCATGCTTGCCGCCCCGGCTTTTGCCGCCAACACCGCCGATGCCCCTGCTGCTCCTCACGCTGCCCGCAAGGCCAAGGGCGTGACAAAAGTCGCTCCGGTCGATACGGTAGCCAAGGCTTTGGCCGCTGCCAACAAAACCCCTGTGTCCGTTACCGGCACCATTGTGGAACCTGTGCAGGGCAAGAAAAACCGCTACGTCTTTGAAGACGGCACTGGCCGCATGACCGTGGCCCTTGGCAAAAAGGCCGCCGCTGCCGCGCACGTTGAAGCGCAGAGCAAGGTTCACCTGACCGGCGTCATGGTGGTCAAATCTGGCAAGGAAGGTGTGATGGCCGTGCGTAAGGCTGAAATGCAGCAGTAA
- a CDS encoding NirD/YgiW/YdeI family stress tolerance protein: protein MQTVRPAPYLFILLLAFSLMFSMESAPVAAGFEGPGVAATVTRAVDVLGAQDDAPCVLEGHLVEKLPRRKHRYLFEDHSGQVVVEIDNKVFEQLTITPKDKVRLQGHVDWNRKRPNEVEVDSLSVMGPISPKDLPETAAPAQKTGPARR from the coding sequence ATGCAAACAGTGCGCCCCGCCCCGTATCTTTTTATTCTGCTCCTTGCGTTCAGTCTCATGTTTTCTATGGAATCAGCCCCGGTCGCAGCGGGTTTTGAAGGGCCTGGCGTTGCCGCCACAGTAACGAGGGCCGTTGACGTGCTGGGCGCGCAGGATGATGCGCCATGCGTTCTTGAGGGGCATCTGGTGGAAAAACTGCCCCGCCGCAAGCACCGCTATCTGTTTGAGGATCACAGTGGTCAGGTTGTTGTGGAAATCGACAACAAGGTTTTTGAGCAACTGACAATCACGCCCAAGGACAAGGTGCGTCTGCAAGGGCATGTGGACTGGAACCGCAAGCGCCCCAACGAGGTAGAAGTGGATTCCCTATCCGTCATGGGTCCCATATCACCAAAGGATCTGCCTGAGACAGCAGCTCCGGCGCAAAAAACTGGCCCCGCAAGGCGCTGA
- a CDS encoding response regulator transcription factor — protein MAVALLLVEDNEDILANLYAFLEPLGYELDCARNGRTGLAMAIDQHFDCIVLDIMLPGIDGISLCRELRDKHHKHTPIIMLTARDAVADRVQGLEAGADDYLVKPFALKELEARIRALLRRGRMSSGNSADGGAVWTYADLTFNSGEHWAERQGRRLRLSPTGFRILDELIRVAPGLVRREDLEHALWGDDPPEGSALRTHIHELRRELDKPFAESLLHTVPHVGYRLSTDPGDND, from the coding sequence ATGGCCGTTGCCCTTTTGCTTGTGGAGGACAACGAGGATATTCTCGCCAACCTCTATGCCTTTTTGGAGCCGCTTGGCTATGAGCTTGACTGCGCGCGCAACGGCAGAACAGGCCTTGCCATGGCGATTGACCAGCACTTTGACTGCATTGTGCTGGACATAATGCTGCCCGGCATTGACGGCATAAGCCTGTGCCGCGAGCTGCGGGACAAGCACCACAAACACACCCCCATCATCATGCTCACAGCCAGGGATGCCGTGGCAGACCGGGTACAGGGGCTTGAAGCCGGGGCTGACGATTACCTCGTCAAACCCTTTGCCCTCAAGGAGCTTGAAGCCCGCATACGAGCCCTGCTGCGGCGTGGGCGCATGTCTTCCGGCAATAGCGCCGATGGCGGGGCCGTGTGGACATATGCGGATCTGACATTTAATTCGGGCGAGCACTGGGCCGAGCGGCAGGGCCGCCGCCTACGCCTGAGCCCAACGGGTTTTCGCATCCTTGATGAACTGATACGTGTTGCGCCCGGCCTTGTGCGGCGCGAAGACCTGGAGCACGCCCTCTGGGGAGACGACCCGCCGGAAGGCAGCGCCCTGCGCACCCATATTCATGAGCTACGGCGCGAACTGGACAAACCCTTTGCCGAGTCCCTGCTGCACACCGTGCCGCATGTGGGCTACCGCCTGAGTACCGACCCCGGAGACAACGACTGA
- a CDS encoding sensor histidine kinase: MPRPEPPLAGSYAAAPRRRTSIRRRLLAAFVFLALIMSAALGIVGRLSFDSLATYLVGWHARPVMEAFIEAEKRAWEAEDNGGGNLYYGEDLAVVMHWRFLVGKQVPQPWQEMPDGLHFINHMEEFILIERRDDVIYVLTGGTGAFLALKQRLNRILLLCAVSGLALAVVLAVVLSRRLTGPLSRLTTAVESRPPERMQANAQETPDGLAPIPLTGLDDEVGVLARAIAAREEALQRFVLRESNFTGDVSHELRTPLTVMQGGLEILELQLQRLPQAESLAPVVQRLLRTTARMSNTVRTLLMLARRPEEIEFQTLDCSALLWGIVREMEGDGLLHCSSASDRLPDPDRDIITAFAPAEASFQPSVSGTDVNLPEAVTAIAPRHTGKNAVGRGPEQRPPVALQTYIAPTVRARGQKELAAIVFNNLLDNACQYTENGRASVSLCQGELLVRNRGCIPPGVDIFARGVRCTQKAVSGSGLGLSLALRACERLGWRLDMVSDPADGEAVFRVIFPPISQGVDI; encoded by the coding sequence ATGCCCCGGCCAGAACCACCGCTCGCAGGCAGCTACGCAGCCGCACCCCGCCGCAGAACCAGCATCCGCCGTCGTCTGCTGGCGGCTTTTGTGTTTCTGGCCCTGATCATGAGCGCGGCCCTGGGCATAGTTGGGCGGCTCTCCTTTGATTCGCTGGCAACCTATCTTGTGGGCTGGCACGCAAGGCCCGTGATGGAGGCCTTTATTGAGGCTGAAAAGCGGGCCTGGGAAGCCGAAGATAACGGCGGCGGCAACCTCTATTACGGCGAAGACCTTGCCGTGGTCATGCACTGGCGTTTTCTTGTGGGCAAGCAGGTGCCGCAGCCGTGGCAGGAGATGCCGGACGGCCTGCACTTCATCAACCACATGGAAGAATTTATTCTTATTGAGCGCAGGGATGACGTCATCTATGTGCTCACTGGCGGAACGGGTGCCTTTCTGGCCCTGAAACAGCGTCTGAACCGTATTTTGCTGCTCTGCGCCGTCAGCGGCCTTGCGCTGGCTGTGGTGCTGGCGGTTGTGCTGAGCCGCCGCCTTACCGGGCCGCTCAGCAGGCTCACAACTGCGGTGGAAAGCCGACCCCCGGAGCGCATGCAGGCCAATGCGCAGGAAACACCGGACGGCTTGGCTCCCATTCCGCTGACCGGTCTTGATGACGAGGTGGGCGTATTGGCGCGGGCCATTGCTGCGCGCGAAGAAGCCTTGCAACGGTTTGTCCTGCGTGAAAGCAACTTCACGGGTGATGTGAGCCACGAGTTGCGTACGCCGCTAACCGTCATGCAGGGCGGCCTTGAGATTCTTGAACTGCAACTGCAAAGGCTGCCGCAGGCTGAAAGTCTCGCCCCGGTGGTGCAGCGGCTGTTGCGCACCACGGCCCGTATGTCCAATACCGTGCGCACCTTGCTGATGCTGGCCCGCCGCCCTGAAGAAATAGAATTTCAAACGCTGGATTGCAGCGCTTTGCTGTGGGGAATCGTGCGGGAAATGGAAGGGGACGGCCTGCTGCATTGCTCTTCTGCTTCTGACCGCTTGCCCGATCCAGATCGTGATATTATTACTGCTTTTGCCCCTGCGGAAGCATCTTTTCAACCTTCTGTTTCAGGTACTGATGTAAATCTCCCTGAAGCTGTCACGGCCATTGCGCCACGCCACACTGGCAAAAACGCGGTTGGGCGAGGCCCGGAACAGCGCCCGCCTGTAGCTTTGCAGACTTATATCGCCCCCACTGTGCGAGCCCGTGGGCAAAAAGAACTGGCGGCGATCGTGTTCAACAATCTGCTGGACAATGCCTGCCAGTATACTGAAAATGGGCGCGCCAGTGTTTCTCTTTGTCAGGGAGAGCTGCTTGTTCGCAATCGCGGGTGTATCCCCCCCGGCGTTGATATTTTTGCCAGGGGTGTGCGCTGTACCCAAAAAGCAGTCAGCGGCAGTGGCCTTGGTCTTTCGCTGGCGCTCAGAGCCTGCGAAAGGCTTGGCTGGCGGCTTGATATGGTTTCAGATCCGGCAGACGGCGAAGCTGTCTTTCGTGTAATCTTTCCTCCGATATCTCAGGGAGTTGACATATAA
- a CDS encoding MdtA/MuxA family multidrug efflux RND transporter periplasmic adaptor subunit, with amino-acid sequence MPGLQSRQSMASASVLFSGKRRWVLLLLLAVVALLCWRLFFSGNQARRGMGMDTPPVRVAAALAQDVPHFLNGLGTVLPSSDVLVTSRVDGQLQRLHFEEGQRVKAGDLLAEIDPRPFQATLDQARGTLAKDQAQLDNARKDLARYAKLAQGNFIATQQFETQRALVRQYEGTVEADKASVDSAALQLSYSRITAPTSGRLGLRNVDEGNMIKASDTSGIVRITEVSPCDVVFTLPESQVPLVVQALRAHEDDVDRRPLPVQAWDREQKRLLDVGGLLSLDNQIDLSTGTVKLKARFPNTEGALYPNQFVNARLQVRIIKNAVTVPTSAVQLGSRGAYVYVAAKNGKGLEAATVRPVTPGIATDALTVIDKGLEPGEQVVVDGLDRLRDGIEVKITATAETPKAQPAE; translated from the coding sequence ATGCCCGGTCTTCAATCTCGGCAGAGCATGGCCTCTGCTTCCGTTTTGTTTTCAGGCAAGCGCCGATGGGTGCTGCTGTTGCTGCTGGCAGTGGTTGCGCTGCTGTGCTGGCGTTTATTTTTCAGCGGCAATCAGGCGCGCCGCGGCATGGGTATGGATACGCCGCCCGTGCGGGTTGCCGCCGCTCTTGCTCAGGATGTTCCCCATTTTCTCAATGGTTTGGGCACGGTGCTGCCCTCCAGTGACGTGCTTGTGACCAGCCGTGTGGACGGCCAGTTGCAGCGCCTGCATTTCGAGGAAGGGCAGCGGGTCAAGGCTGGCGATCTGCTGGCGGAGATCGACCCCAGACCCTTTCAGGCCACGCTGGATCAGGCGCGCGGGACTCTTGCCAAGGATCAGGCCCAGCTGGACAATGCCCGCAAGGATCTGGCCCGCTATGCCAAGCTTGCGCAGGGCAACTTTATTGCGACACAGCAGTTTGAAACCCAGCGCGCCCTTGTGCGCCAGTATGAGGGCACGGTAGAGGCCGACAAGGCCTCCGTGGATTCCGCCGCTCTCCAGTTGAGCTACAGCCGCATCACGGCCCCCACATCGGGTCGCCTGGGCCTGCGCAATGTGGACGAAGGCAACATGATAAAAGCCTCGGACACATCCGGCATTGTACGCATTACCGAGGTCAGCCCCTGTGATGTCGTGTTCACCCTGCCGGAAAGTCAGGTGCCGCTGGTCGTGCAGGCCCTGCGCGCCCACGAGGATGACGTTGACCGCCGCCCCTTGCCTGTTCAGGCCTGGGACAGGGAGCAGAAACGCCTGCTTGACGTGGGCGGGCTGCTTTCACTGGACAACCAGATTGATCTTTCTACCGGCACGGTGAAGCTCAAGGCGCGTTTCCCCAACACTGAAGGGGCCTTGTACCCCAACCAGTTTGTCAACGCCCGTTTGCAGGTGCGCATCATTAAAAATGCCGTCACAGTCCCCACCTCGGCGGTGCAGCTGGGATCACGCGGGGCTTATGTCTATGTGGCGGCCAAGAATGGCAAGGGGCTGGAAGCCGCAACGGTGCGGCCTGTAACCCCCGGCATTGCCACTGACGCCCTGACAGTTATTGATAAGGGCCTTGAACCGGGCGAACAGGTTGTGGTGGACGGTCTTGACCGCCTGCGGGATGGTATTGAAGTGAAAATTACGGCCACCGCAGAAACGCCCAAGGCACAGCCTGCGGAGTAG